The Pristiophorus japonicus isolate sPriJap1 chromosome 3, sPriJap1.hap1, whole genome shotgun sequence genome has a segment encoding these proteins:
- the LOC139260398 gene encoding zinc finger protein 154-like: MEKPWKCGDCGKVFRSPSALEIHRRSHTGERPFTCPVCGKGFTGSSQLVAHRRVHTGARPFTCSECGKGCTQLSDLLIHQRVHTGERPFTCTVCGKGFTQSTHLLTHRRVHTGERPFTCSECGKGFTNSSHLLKHQRVHTGERPFTCSECGKRFTQSCNLQSHQRVHTGERPFTCSECGKRFTQSCNLQSHQRVHTGERPFTCSNCGKGFTRSSDLLTHQRVHTGDRPFTCSECGKGFTTSSNLLKHQRVHTGEKPFTCSECGKGFTTSSNLLKHQRVHK; encoded by the coding sequence atggagaaaccgtggaaatgtggtgactgtgggaaagtattcagatcaccgtctgcgctagaaattcatcgacgcagtcacactggggagaggccgttcacctgccccgtgtgtgggaagggattcactgggtcatcccaacttgtagctcaccggcgagttcacactggggcgaggccgttcacctgctctgagtgtgggaagggatgtactcagttatccgacctgctgatacaccagcgagttcacactggggagaggccgttcacctgcactgtgtgtgggaagggattcactcagtcaactcacctgctgacacaccggcgagttcacactggggagaggccattcacctgctctgagtgtggaaagggattcactaattcatcccacctgctgaaacaccagcgagttcacactggggagagaccgttcacctgctcagagtgtggtaagcgattcactcagtcgtgCAACCTGCAGtcccaccagcgagttcacactggggagagaccgttcacctgctcagagtgtgggaagcgattcactcaatcGTGCaacctgcagtcacaccagcgagttcacactggggagaggcctttcacctgttcaaattgtgggaagggattcactcggtcatctgacctgctgacacaccagcgagttcacactggggacaggccgttcacctgctcagagtgtgggaagggattcactacgtcatctaacctgctgaaacaccagcgagttcacactggggaaaagccgttcacctgctctgagtgtgggaagggattcactacatcatccaacctgctgaaacaccagcgagttcacaagtga